The Salvia miltiorrhiza cultivar Shanhuang (shh) chromosome 1, IMPLAD_Smil_shh, whole genome shotgun sequence genome has a window encoding:
- the LOC131022231 gene encoding uncharacterized protein LOC131022231 gives MAAELPNFIVLRATVQQRYVSHFKESGPPGWNFTGWVSASEVNIFSPLAQIQVEQAKIDARYVHFRFVHTNKYWAKANNATQIIAVADQPVEDLSNPACTLFEPIITPGSTNLALNHVQTDRRIDVVGHGIPPIHFLLQRAPAGTVGTVHFQFIDWDTLITLPRHVAFKGHDGRYVRSLTFQNFPYHQLSADDANATDTGFEVHTMLDGHVRIKSLHFDRFWRRSPNWIWADNNDANSTHADTLFWPVKIDDNTIALRNAGNNNFIRPLSMEGKTNCLNAQVPNMTLETRFEVEELVLKREIYHVRYRMEESRIYDEEPFIAGTATATNMANAEATLGITVTYEEASSYSFSSTRSIYAGVESRITGGIPKIASGSLRITTEITQTLEWNETKDEKKSVTVEHSVTVPPKSRATVTYVGTQGKCSVPFNYTQKDKSSTNGQMITSQHADGIFFGVNYYNFQFEAMEVQPL, from the exons ATGGCGGCGGAGCTTCCGAATTTCATCGTGCTGAGGGCAACCGTCCAACAGCGGTACGTGTCGCACTTCAAGGAGTCAGGCCCTCCCGGCTGGAACTTCACAGGCTGGGTCAGCGCCTCCGAAGTCAACATTTTCAGCCCACTGGCGCAGATCCAAGTAGAGCAGGCCAAAATCGACGCCCGCTACGTTCACTTCCGCTTCGTCCACACCAACAAGTACTGGGCCAAAGCCAACAACGCCACCCAAATCATCGCAGTCGCTGACCAGCCTGTGGAAGACTTGTCCAACCCCGCCTGCACGCTCTTCGAGCCCATAATCACGCCCGGCTCCACCAACCTCGCCCTCAACCACGTTCAGACCGACCGCCGCATTGATGTCGTGGGTCACGGCATTCCCCCAATTCATTTTCTCCTCCAACGCGCCCCTGCTGGCACTGTAGGCACTGTTCACTTCCAGTTTATTGACTGGGATACGTTGATTACCTTACCCAGGCATGTCGCTTTCAAGGGACACGATGGCAG GTATGTGAGAAGCTTGACGTTCCAGAATTTTCCATACCATCAGCTGTCGGCGGACGACGCCAACGCCACCGACACGGGGTTCGAGGTGCACACCATGCTGGACGGACATGTCCGCATAAAGTCCCTTCACTTTGATAGGTTCTGGAGGCGCAGTCCCAATTGGATATGGGCGGATAACAATGACGCCAACAGCACCCACGCTGACACCTTGTTTTGGCCTGTCAAAATAGACGACAACACCATTGCGCTTCGGAACGCAGGCAACAACAACTTCATCAGGCCTTTGAGCATGGAGGGAAAGACCAACTGTCTGAACGCCCAAGTGCCCAACATGACCTTAGAAACGAGATTTGAGGTGGAGGAGCTGGTTCTGAAAAGAGAGATCTACCACGTCAGATACCGCATGGAGGAATCTCGAATCTACGACGAGGAGCCCTTCATCGCTGGAACAGCCACCGCCACCAACATGGCCAATGCTGAAGCTACGCTGGGCATCACCGTCACCTACGAGGAAGCCTCCTCCTACTCCTTCAGCAGCACCCGCTCCATATATGCAGGGGTCGAGTCCAGGATCACTGGCGGCATTCCCAAAATCGCCAGCGGCTCACTCCGAATCACCACGGAGATCACCCAGACGCTGGAGTGGAACGAGACCAAGGATGAGAAGAAGAGCGTCACGGTGGAGCACTCAGTCACGGTGCCGCCCAAGAGCCGGGCCACGGTGACCTACGTGGGGACGCAGGGAAAGTGCAGTGTTCCCTTCAACTACACTCAGAAAGACAAGAGCTCTACCAATGGGCAGATGATTACCAGCCAGCATGCTGATGGTATCTTCTTTGGCGTCAATTATTACAATTTCCAGTTTGAGGCCATGGAAGTCCAACCCCTCTGA